In Archocentrus centrarchus isolate MPI-CPG fArcCen1 chromosome 24, fArcCen1, whole genome shotgun sequence, one DNA window encodes the following:
- the adgrf3b gene encoding adhesion G protein-coupled receptor F4, with the protein MKMHSKVIIFLIGTAYIYNQVLAQVEDIYSGELMVESNVTLEAQTVLSALSTGDLSVSDSNGVTYTVKIVSSEMVAECLIIGNESNCSCSAGYLWSNDVCYSYNCCSPTPCLRNVSYTTPLCVSAVNVTINGSVQSSNTLDSALTTAFQKLNALVYVNITGPRTVSLPNILYIMDFEVLVNVRLNSSKFQDILNGLQSTLTATIFVDTVGMVTIDAPKTQVCYLSEPELRCTFEEPTDSAGWNLTTANERFELNDGSVVKQNTTCATGNYRSCIGVKLVKVTGIWKGIYECGFTVGSIRHTARAGLDVALLPDVITMKANPLTADCTQTKPVLITVTTEISPGDGIYNVMWIYNGVSEIGHFKNSKATNYSLNYSINCEGLTGTLVYINITFTNIMGQTKSARMDIPVIPAGAPSCKEDTVDYWPKTPGGGTVINQSCPDGKVGFRSRTCEGSVWQPVFSNCVSKELSKVSESADNFLKGLGATSEVAKDIFEGLKNSSLSNSGSDMADIGASINVLQIMAMASNQTELKDNIFPDFVSAASNMLNGTWSEVNNTIRYKMSSEYLTSVDGLVKNIKVNQSNEFNSTNLDLKFCQRNNCSVSVFDIGVNMNKTDGILKTVAVKNLMSKLKNTFNGMPSDITNLVLSATLDNNSDSTIQIRVNFPSGRTSPTQFHCVFWNTTMKEWSDEGCNVSISDGNRTVCQCNHLTAFSVLMSKNDISDPILDIISDVGLGVSICSLVIFLIIECLVWSAVVKSNLSHFRHTAIVNIATFLLLADICFLASSKPETLPENWCFILTICKHLFYLAMFCWMLCLSVMLVHQLIFVFSPLRKRVFMFLSSILGYVCPILIVGTSYVYYKYTNSPYYKKETCWLVFDKLLVGSMHAFLLPVGTIVLTNLFSMIVVMVTLLKTSVPDSSKADDKDTAKSILKVVIFLTPVFGVTWIVGFFQLMLKETDSMFKTVTYIFTILNSFQGLFILLTGCFGEQKVREELLKIIMGKSKGNDSTKKFTSTTYTKDN; encoded by the exons ATGAAAATGCATTCCAAGGTTATCATTTTTCTGATCGGCACTGCATACATCTACAACCAG GTCCTTGCACAAG TTGAAGATATCTACAGTGGTGAGCTGATGGTGGAGAGTAATGTCACCCTGGAAGCCCAGACAGTCCTGTCAGCTTTGAGCACTGGTGACCTCTCCGTGAGTGACAGTAATGGAGTTACGTACACGGTGAAAATTGTAAGCAGTGAAATGGTAGCAG AGTGTCTCATTATTGGAAATGAAAGCAACTGCAGCTGCTCTGCGGGATATCTTTGGAGCAACGACGTGTGCTACAGCTACAACTGCTGCAGTCCCACGCCTTGTTTAAGAAATGTGTCCTACACCACACcactctgtgtttctgcagttaATG TTACCATCAATGGATCAGTACAGAGTTCTAACACCTTGGATTCAGCC CTGACAACTGCATTCCAAAAACTGAATGCCCTGGTGTATGTTAACATTACTGGTCCCAG AACAGTCTCATTGCCAAACATTCTATACATTATGGACTTTGAGGTTCTTGTCAATGTCAGATTAAACAGCTCTAAATTTCAAGACATATTGAATGGACTGCAAAGTACTCTAACTGCTACTATATTTGTCGACACTGTGG GAATGGTGACCATAGACGCCCCAAAGACTCAAGTTTGCTACCTGTCTGAGCCAGAACTGAGATGCACATTTGAGGAACCCACAGACAGCGCTGGCTGGAACTTGACCACAGCGAATGAGCGCTTTGAGCTCAACGATGGCAGCGTTGTTAAACAGAACACCACATGTGCCACAGGAAATTACCGATCATGTATTGGAGTTAAACTGGTGAAGGTGACGGGCATCTGGAAAG GCATATACGAGTGTGGATTTACCGTTGGGTCAATCAGACATACAGCCAGAGCTGGGTTAGATGTAGCTCTCCTCCCTGATGTGATCACCATGAAGGCCAACCCTCTCACTGCGGactgcacacagacaaaacCTGTCCTTATAACAGTCACAACCGAGATCTCACCAGGTGATGGAATCTATAATGTTATGTGGATCTACAATGGTGTTTCAGAAATTGGGCATTTTAAGAACTCAA AAGCCACTAACTACAGTTTAAACTATTCAATCAATTGCGAAGGATTGACGGGAACTTTAGTATACATTAACATCACTTTTACTAACATCATGGGACAAACTAAAAGCGCACGAATGGATATCCCAGTTATCCCAG CTGGTGCACCATCTTGCAAAGAGGACACTGTAGATTATTGGCCAAAAACCCCAGGTGGAGGTACAGTGATTAATCAATCATGCCCAGATGGCAAGGTTGGCTTTAGGTCCCGAACTTGTGAAGGCTCTGTCTGGCAGCCTGTGTTCTCAAATTGTGTCAGCAAAGAGTTGAGCAAAGTTTCAGAGTCAGCTGAT AACTTCCTGAAGGGACTAGGGGCGACCTCAGAAGTGGCCAAAGATATATTTGAAGGACTTAAAAACAGCTCTCTGTCAAATTCTGGAAGCGACATGGCAGACATTGGCGCCTCCATCAACGTTCTACAGATCATGGCAATGGCATCAAATCAAACTGAGCTGAAAGACAATATCTTTCCA GACTTTGTCAGTGCAGCAAGCAATATGTTGAATGGCACCTGGTCTGAGGTCAATAACACAATTCGTTATAAGATGTCATCAGAATACCTCACATCTGTGGATGGTCTGGTGAAGAATATCAAGGTTAACCAGAGCAATGAATTCAACAGTACAAATCTAGACCTTAAATTCTGCCAAAGAAATAACTGTAGTGTGTCCGTATTTGACATTGGTGTGAATATGAACAAGACCGACGGAATACTGAAAACTGTGGCTGTGAAAAACCTAAtgagtaaattaaaaaacaccTTCAATGGCATGCCATCTGACATTACCAACCTCGTATTATCAGCCACACTGGACAATAACAGTGATTCAACTATACAAATTAGAGTGAATTTCCCCAGTGGGAGAACCAGCCCCACTCAATTTCACTGTGTCTTCTGGAACACCACAATGAAAGAGTGGTCGGATGAAGGATGCAATGTCAGCATTTCTGATGGAAACCGCACAGTATGTCAGTGCAACCACCTGACTGCATTCTCTGTCCTGATGTCCAAGAATGACATATCTGATCCCATCCTTGATATCATTTCTGACGTGGGCCTTGGTGTGTCCATTTGCTCCTTGGTGATCTTTCTCATCATTGAATGTCTTGTATGGTCAGCTGTGGTCAAGAGCAACCTTTCTCATTTCCGGCACACAGCTATAGTGAACATTGCCACATTCCTTTTGCTCGCTGATATCTGTTTCTTGGCTTCTAGCAAACCTGAGACTCTTCCTGAAAACTGGTGTTTTATACTGACCATATGCAAACACCTGTTTTACTTGGCCATGTTCTGCTGGATGCTGTGTCTGAGTGTCATGCTTGTCCACCAGCtcatctttgtcttcagcccgCTGCGAAAAAGAGTTTTCATGTTCCTCTCCAGCATCTTAGGCTATGTTTGCCCAATTCTAATTGTGGGAACCAGCTATGTGTACTACAAATATACCAACAGCCCCTACTACAAAAAAGAGACATGCTGGCTGGTTTTCGACAAACTCTTGGTTGGCTCCATGCATGCTTTTCTCCTGCCTGTTGGAACAATTGTTTTGACAAATCTCTTTTCCATGATTGTTGTCATGGTTACTCTGTTGAAGACCTCAGTTCCTGACAGTAGCAAGGCCGATGACAAGGACACCGCCAAAAGCATCCTCAAAGTGGTGATCTTTCTAACACCTGTCTTCGGAGTAACATGGATTGTTGGCTTCTTTCAGCTCATGTTGAAGGAAACTGACTCCATGTTTAAGACTGTTACCTACATTTTCACCATCCTCAATTCCTTTCAG gGGCTTTTCATTTTGCTCACAGGCTGTTTTGGGGAACAGAAG GTCAGAGAGGAACTGTTAAAGATCATAATG GGCAAGTCAAAAGGAAATGACAGCACAAAGAAATTCACTTCAACTACATACACGAAAGACAACTGA
- the mep1a.2 gene encoding meprin A subunit alpha: MCPGCSLKRIAVLIAVLVVLKVQAVPTSTGDNADSGELRDDIPEINRGLTGLFEGDIAGNPSRNAILDQTRKWEFPIPFILTDSLDLNAKGVILQAFEEYRLRSCVDFKPYEGETTYISFTKLSGCWSYVGDDKKGQNVSIGAGCDTKAIVEHELLHALGFYHEQSRSDRDDYVIISWDQIEEGKEHNFNKYEDDFITDLNTPYDYESIMHYRPFSFNKNDSVPTITTTIPYFSEVIGQRLDFSEVDITRLNRMYDCANTLTLLDQCSFELINICGMIQNEEDNEDWVQMLSTPVDSDHTLAGRCRDSGYFMKFNTSFGDAGSSALLESRILYPKRDEQCLQFFYKMTGAAGDKLVIWIRTDDGTGTVRSVRKIHTITGDGDNAWKIAHVTLKVTKKFRYLFQGIKGSSNSSGAILIDDITLSETICPSAVWQIQNFTGILATIPAGSALRSLCFYSPEGYSFGISVYPNGRNSDYPDYVGMTLHLCSGENDAVMQWPAQNRQATIVVMDQEPDVKLRMSSTRSFTTDTNARWNKPTVTSGAVWDDSCKCYRSQDFGWSTFISHKHLHRRSFLKNNDLIVTADFSDLTHLIKSEVPVQLVVPKNGIAEEKLQGKMEMRPEAPKHRETRAANPCVPNPCFNGGVCVEQEGKASCRCTKSQASYFSGKTCEELNVDRSLVAALTVGITGSVVLILAILLIIRRPR, from the exons ATGTGCCCTGGATGCAGTTTAAAGAGAATAGCTGTGCTGATTGCAGTCCTTGTAGTTTTAAAG GTGCAAGCTGTTCCAACATCTACCG GTGATAATGCAGATTCAGGTGAATTGAGAGATGACATACCCGAAATCAACCGAG GATTGACAGGGCTGTTTGAGGGAGACATTGCTGGCAAT CCCAGCAGAAATGCAATCCTTGATCAAACAAGAAAATGGGAGTTTCCAATCCCCTTTATCTTAACCGATTCTTTAG ACCTGAACGCTAAAGGTGTTATTCTCCAGGCTTTTGAAGAGTACCGTTTGAGATCCTGCGTGGACTTCAAGCCCTACGAGGGAGAGACCACTTACATCTCCTTCACGAAGCTCTCTGG ATGCTGGTCTTATGTTGGAGATGATAAAAAAGGCCAGAATGTGTCCATCGGGGCCGGGTGTGACACCAAAGCTATTGTGGAGCACGAGCTCCTCCACGCTCTGGGCTTCTACCATGAGCAGTCTCGTTCAGACAGAGATGACTACGTTATAATCTCATGGGACCAGATTGAAGAAG GCAAAGAGCACAATTTCAATAAGTATGAGGATGATTTCATCACTGATCTGAACACACCATATGATTATGAGTCAATCATGCACTACAGACCATTTTCCTTCAACAAGAATGACAGCGTCCCCACAATCACCACCACCATACCCTACTTCAGTGAGGTCATTGGCCAGCGGCTGGACTTCAGTGAAGTAGACATCACTAGGCTAAATCGCATGTATGACTGTG CCAACACACTTACTCTGTTGGACCAGTGCTCATTTGAACTGATCAACATCTGTGGAATGATCCAGAATGAGGAAGATAATGAAGACTGGGTTCAAATGCTGAGCACTCCAGTGGATTCAGATCATACCCTGGCAGGGCGCTGCAGAG ATTCTGGCTACTTCATGAAGTTCAATACATCTTTCGGTGATGCTGGCAGCAGCGCTTTACTGGAGTCACGTATCCTATATCCTAAGAGAGACGAACAGTGCCTGCAGTTTTTCTATAAGATGACAGGAGCAGCTGGGGACAAACTGGTAATATGGATCAGGACTGATGATGGGACAGGGACTGTACGCAGTGTGAGGAAGATCCACACCATTACAG GTGATGGGGATAATGCTTGGAAAATAGCCCATGTAACGCTCAAGGTAACAAAAAAGTTCCGCTATTTATTCCAAGGCATTAAAGGATCATCTAACTCATCAGGTGCAATCTTAATTGATGACATCACTCTCAGTGAGACCATTTGCCCCAGTGCTGTCTGGCAAATCCAGAACTTTACCGGTATTCTTGCCACCATTCCTGCTGGCAGTGCACTCAGAAGCTTATGCTTCTACAGCCCAGAAGGCTACTCATTTGGTATCAGTGTTTACCCAAATGGAAGAAATAGTGACTACCCAGACTATGTTGGCATGACTCTACACTTGTGCAGTGGCGAAAATGATGCAGTGATGCAGTGGCCAGCCCAAAACAGGCAGGCTACCATTGTTGTCATGGATCAGGAGCCAGATGTTAAATTAAGGATGTCTTCCACGAGAAGCTTCACAACAG ATACTAATGCCCGCTGGAACAAACCCACAGTCACATCTGGAGCAGTGTGGGACGACAGCTGTAAATGCTACCGCAGCCAAGACTTTGGCTGGAGCACGTTCATTTCTCACAAGCATTTGCACAGGAGGAGCTTCCTCAAGAACAATGACCTGATCGTTACTGCCGACTTCAGTG ATTTGACCCACCTGATCAAGAGTGAGGTGCCTGTCCAACTGGTGGTACCAAAAAATGGCATTGCAGAAGAGAAGCTCCAGGGTAAGATGGAAATGAGACCAGAGGCtccaaaacacagagagactcGTGCTGCCAACCCCTGTGTCCCTAACCCCTGTTTTAATGGAGGGGTGTGTGTGgagcaggaggggaaagcatCTTGCAG GTGCACAAAAAGCCAGGCCTCATACTTCTCTGGTAAGACGTGCGAGGAGCTGAATGTGGACAGAAGTCTCGTGGCAGCTCTGACTGTTGGCATAACAGGGTCTGTAGTACTGATCCTGGCCATTTTACTCATCATCAGGCGACCTCGTTAA